In one Lysobacter alkalisoli genomic region, the following are encoded:
- a CDS encoding DUF2339 domain-containing protein, with translation MEGLIVLLVLAVLLVPVLLVVALVLIAGLRSRVAVLENQVASLRTARSTVSDTGATLAKAAAMRPDAPPSVAPAPAPRSPAPEQAAPEQAASEQAAPEQAAPEQPARPAPATPPPAPMPPPLPRAPAAASSPPPVAGPAPVRPGPDPLDVLVRAVKRWFTEGNVPVKVGMLVLFAGVAALLKYASDQGWMSFPIQLRLAGVAAAGLAALVFGWRQRERRRSFGLSLQGGAIGVLLLVVFAAFKLYPLLPPGAAFALSIVLVAGAGVLAVAQNSVALAILGILAGFLAPLWLSTGGGNHVALFGYYAVLNAAIFAIAWWRPWRALNLLGFVFTFGIGTLWGVLRYRSEDFASTEPFLLLFFAFYLLIPILYARRRPAGHRDLVDGCLVFGMPLVAFSLQAGLLEGQRMALAFCALGLAAIYAALAWALRRREHFAALVAPYAVLAVGFATLAVPLALSAQATASVFALEGAALAWLGLRQQRRLPQVAGVLLQLAAAASFMIGYPGAAPTMAVANAGFTGALLIALAGFASAWSYWHAGQRPQSMPYYLWGLAWWCGNGLNEIDRFIAAEQRADVVLMCVAASTALAALFQRRIAAPALAWTVVAGLAAALPLALAQDAAHAHPFAGLGALAWALYAVLGGYALHGMRKQAGPAPGWAHAAWLAAWPLALGLGLHELALRLQLGDGWRIALAALPWLAVAAALQWRPAWVAWPLTQRFGQWRAPLQCGFLLLLAIVFLAGLKLPGNSAPLPWLPLLNPLDLFQVAVLVVVAAGMRATPVGSTLHTWRMPAVAATGFVLVSAITLRATHHWGSVEWGAGMFSSSLVQTALTVVWSMLGVLGWIFGSRRGQRTLWLAGAVLMAVVLAKLVLIDRQHLGNLLGIVSFIAYGLLCTAVGYFAPAPPRSPGSRPDNTGEVA, from the coding sequence ATGGAAGGATTGATCGTGCTGCTGGTGCTGGCGGTACTGCTGGTGCCGGTGTTGCTGGTCGTGGCGCTGGTCCTGATCGCCGGATTGCGGTCAAGGGTCGCCGTCCTCGAGAACCAGGTCGCATCGCTCCGGACCGCGCGGAGCACCGTGTCCGATACCGGGGCGACGCTTGCGAAGGCTGCGGCCATGAGGCCCGATGCTCCGCCGTCAGTCGCGCCAGCCCCGGCTCCGCGGTCGCCTGCTCCAGAACAGGCTGCTCCAGAACAGGCGGCTTCAGAGCAGGCCGCTCCAGAACAGGCCGCTCCAGAGCAGCCTGCGCGTCCCGCGCCGGCCACGCCACCCCCTGCTCCGATGCCGCCGCCGCTGCCGCGTGCGCCCGCGGCCGCGTCGTCCCCGCCACCTGTCGCCGGGCCTGCGCCCGTCCGCCCGGGTCCCGATCCACTCGATGTGCTCGTGCGTGCGGTGAAGCGCTGGTTCACCGAGGGCAACGTGCCGGTCAAGGTCGGCATGCTGGTGTTGTTCGCCGGCGTCGCGGCATTGCTCAAGTACGCCAGCGATCAGGGCTGGATGAGCTTTCCGATCCAGTTGCGCCTGGCCGGCGTCGCCGCGGCGGGGCTGGCCGCGCTGGTGTTCGGCTGGCGCCAGCGCGAACGTCGGCGCAGCTTCGGCCTGAGCCTGCAGGGTGGGGCGATCGGCGTGTTGCTGCTGGTCGTGTTTGCCGCGTTCAAGCTGTATCCATTGCTGCCACCGGGCGCCGCGTTCGCGCTGAGCATCGTGCTGGTGGCCGGTGCGGGCGTGCTGGCCGTGGCCCAGAATTCGGTCGCGCTGGCGATACTGGGCATCCTCGCCGGGTTCCTTGCACCGCTGTGGCTTTCCACGGGCGGCGGCAACCATGTCGCGCTGTTCGGCTATTACGCCGTGCTCAACGCGGCGATCTTCGCGATCGCCTGGTGGCGACCGTGGCGCGCGCTGAACCTGCTCGGTTTCGTGTTCACCTTCGGCATCGGCACGCTGTGGGGCGTGCTGCGCTACCGCAGCGAGGACTTCGCCTCGACCGAACCGTTCCTGCTGCTGTTCTTCGCGTTCTACCTGCTGATTCCGATCCTGTACGCACGCCGTCGCCCGGCCGGGCATCGCGACCTGGTCGATGGTTGCCTGGTCTTCGGCATGCCGCTGGTGGCGTTTTCGCTGCAGGCCGGCCTGCTCGAAGGGCAGCGGATGGCGTTGGCGTTCTGCGCGCTCGGCCTGGCCGCGATCTATGCCGCGCTGGCGTGGGCGTTGCGGCGTCGCGAGCACTTCGCCGCGCTGGTGGCCCCCTACGCGGTGCTGGCGGTCGGCTTCGCGACGCTGGCGGTGCCGCTGGCGCTTTCGGCACAGGCCACGGCCAGCGTGTTCGCGCTTGAGGGTGCGGCGCTGGCATGGCTGGGACTGCGGCAGCAGCGACGGCTGCCGCAGGTCGCGGGCGTATTGCTGCAGCTGGCGGCTGCGGCGAGCTTCATGATCGGTTACCCGGGGGCCGCCCCGACGATGGCCGTGGCCAACGCCGGTTTCACCGGTGCCTTGTTGATCGCGCTGGCCGGCTTTGCCAGCGCCTGGAGTTACTGGCACGCCGGCCAGCGCCCGCAGTCGATGCCGTACTACCTGTGGGGATTGGCCTGGTGGTGTGGGAACGGCCTGAACGAGATCGACCGTTTCATCGCCGCGGAACAACGTGCCGATGTCGTCCTGATGTGTGTTGCGGCCAGTACCGCTCTGGCGGCGCTGTTCCAGCGTCGCATCGCGGCACCGGCCCTGGCCTGGACCGTGGTGGCCGGGCTGGCGGCGGCATTGCCGCTGGCGCTGGCGCAGGACGCCGCGCATGCGCATCCGTTCGCCGGCCTGGGCGCGCTCGCCTGGGCACTGTATGCGGTGCTGGGGGGGTATGCGCTGCATGGCATGCGCAAGCAGGCAGGACCGGCGCCGGGATGGGCGCATGCGGCGTGGCTGGCCGCGTGGCCGCTGGCGCTCGGGCTCGGCCTGCACGAACTCGCCCTACGGCTCCAACTGGGCGATGGATGGCGCATCGCGCTCGCGGCGCTGCCATGGCTGGCGGTCGCGGCCGCCCTGCAGTGGCGACCGGCCTGGGTGGCATGGCCGCTGACGCAGCGCTTCGGTCAATGGCGCGCGCCGTTGCAGTGCGGGTTCCTGCTGCTCCTCGCGATCGTGTTCCTGGCCGGATTGAAGCTCCCGGGTAATAGCGCTCCGTTGCCGTGGCTGCCGCTGCTCAACCCGCTGGACCTGTTCCAGGTTGCCGTGCTGGTTGTGGTGGCCGCGGGAATGCGGGCGACGCCGGTCGGCTCCACCCTGCATACCTGGCGCATGCCGGCGGTGGCGGCGACCGGGTTCGTGCTGGTCAGTGCCATCACCCTGCGCGCGACCCATCACTGGGGAAGCGTCGAATGGGGTGCGGGGATGTTCTCCAGCAGCCTGGTGCAGACGGCGTTGACCGTGGTCTGGAGCATGCTTGGCGTGCTTGGCTGGATATTCGGTTCGCGCCGCGGCCAGCGCACGCTGTGGCTGGCGGGTGCTGTGTTGATGGCCGTGGTGCTGGCGAAGCTGGTGCTGATCGACCGCCAGCACCTCGGCAACCTGCTCGGCATCGTATCGTTCATCGCCTACGGCCTGTTGTGTACCGCGGTGGGTTACTTCGCACCCGCACCGCCACGGTCACCCGGGTCCAGGCCGGACAACACCGGGGAGGTCGCATGA
- a CDS encoding DUF3999 domain-containing protein, whose product MNTIASLLVRACLAALLLPSIAMATGPEGYGWEWPLTLSRDDGGAYRATLDESVYRRIQDPRMRDLEVFDGEGLSVPAAVFEPEQPLAQSPRRLALSWFTLPAPAPGAARRWELVSEADEDGRLRRVEVRGGTAPDPAAGTALLVDLSRVREAVVALEFEWNATDALDLGYRVEASDDLDHWQSLAARGRLIDLQREGRRLLHRRIELFGLLPHHQRARYLRLTPDRPDQVVEITALKAIFAPPPAKAALQWVERAPARAASADGRVHEYTLDGRFPIRQVDVALSGNHAVEWRLESRDSTDADWQLRTGPWMTYQVGAGNGGRSAARELPMVLRDRYWRLSANGPVNGEPALRFGYAPEVVVFLAQGAPPYVLAAGSTRARRADSPLPRLVETLRAQQGDDWQPAAAWLGTSRVLAGDAALAPVRDWTSWLLWSLLVLGALVVAGFALSLLRPGRGPSQSPEGTAAAPPETDTVASREGHGDEAGSGPSDNSS is encoded by the coding sequence ATGAACACGATTGCGTCGTTGTTGGTCCGTGCATGCCTGGCCGCGCTGCTGCTGCCATCGATCGCGATGGCGACAGGACCGGAAGGCTACGGCTGGGAATGGCCGCTGACGCTGTCCCGGGACGATGGCGGTGCCTACCGGGCAACGCTGGACGAGTCGGTCTATCGCCGGATCCAGGACCCGCGGATGCGCGACCTGGAGGTGTTCGATGGCGAAGGCCTGTCCGTCCCCGCTGCGGTCTTCGAACCGGAGCAGCCGCTGGCGCAGTCACCGCGGCGACTGGCCCTGTCATGGTTCACGCTGCCTGCACCGGCTCCCGGCGCGGCACGGCGTTGGGAGCTGGTCAGTGAGGCCGATGAAGACGGTCGCCTGCGCCGGGTCGAGGTGCGTGGCGGCACCGCGCCGGATCCGGCCGCGGGCACCGCGTTGCTGGTCGACCTGAGCCGGGTACGTGAAGCCGTGGTCGCGCTCGAGTTCGAATGGAACGCAACCGATGCGCTCGATCTCGGCTACCGGGTCGAGGCCAGTGACGATCTGGATCACTGGCAGTCGCTGGCGGCGCGCGGGCGGCTGATCGATCTCCAGCGCGAAGGGCGGCGCCTCCTGCATCGCCGCATCGAGCTTTTCGGCCTGCTGCCGCACCACCAGCGTGCGCGCTATCTGCGGCTGACACCCGACCGCCCCGACCAGGTGGTCGAGATCACCGCCCTCAAGGCGATATTCGCTCCGCCCCCGGCCAAGGCCGCCCTGCAATGGGTCGAACGCGCACCCGCACGCGCGGCATCGGCGGACGGGCGGGTCCACGAATACACCCTCGACGGACGCTTTCCGATCCGGCAGGTGGACGTCGCCCTGTCTGGCAACCATGCCGTCGAATGGCGGCTGGAAAGCCGCGACTCGACCGATGCGGACTGGCAGCTACGCACCGGCCCGTGGATGACCTACCAGGTCGGTGCCGGGAACGGAGGTCGCTCCGCCGCACGCGAACTGCCCATGGTGCTTCGCGACCGCTACTGGCGCCTGAGCGCGAACGGGCCGGTCAATGGCGAACCGGCGCTGCGGTTCGGGTACGCCCCGGAGGTGGTCGTGTTCCTGGCGCAGGGTGCTCCGCCGTACGTGCTCGCGGCCGGCAGCACGCGTGCCCGTCGCGCGGACTCACCGTTGCCGCGGCTGGTCGAGACGCTGCGCGCGCAACAGGGAGACGACTGGCAGCCCGCGGCGGCCTGGCTGGGAACATCGAGGGTGCTGGCGGGCGACGCCGCGCTGGCGCCGGTACGGGATTGGACGTCCTGGCTGCTCTGGAGCCTGCTGGTGCTCGGTGCCCTGGTGGTGGCCGGGTTCGCATTGAGCCTGCTGCGCCCGGGACGCGGGCCATCGCAGTCTCCGGAAGGGACCGCGGCTGCGCCTCCGGAAACCGACACGGTCGCCAGCCGGGAGGGCCACGGGGACGAGGCCGGGTCCGGCCCATCCGATAACAGTTCCTGA